Within Candidatus Methylomirabilota bacterium, the genomic segment ATATGCGTGGCGATCCGGTCGAGGAACCAGCGGTCATGGCTGATGATGACGGCGCAACCGGCGAAGTCGAGCAGCGCGTCCTCGAGGGCGCGCAGCGTGTCGACGTCGAGGTCGTTGGTGGGCTCGTCAAGCAGCAGCACGTTGCCCCCGGCGGTGAGCACCTTGGCGAGGTGCAGGCGGTTGCGCTCGCCGCCCGACAGCTCGCCCACCCGCTTCTGCTGGTCGCTGCCCTTGAAGTTGAACGACGCGACGTAGGCGCGTGACTGCATCGTGCGGCCGGCGACGTTCATGAGATCCAGGCCGCCGGAGATCTCCTCCCACACCGTCTTCTTGCCCTCGAGTGCGTCGCGGCTCTGATCGACGTAGGCGAGCTTCACGGTCTCGCCGACGCGGAGCGTGCCCTTGTCCGGCGTCTCCTGGCCCACGATCATGCGGAACAGGGTCGTCTTGCCGGCGCCGTTCGGCCCGATGACGCCGACGATGCCGCCGCGCGGAAGCTTGAAGCCGAGGTCGTCGATCAGGACGCGGTCGCCGTAGCCCTTGCCGACGTGGTCCGCCTCGACGACGAGGTCGCCGAGCCGCGGGCCGGGCGGAATGCTGATCTCGAGCGTCTCCGCGCGCTTTTCGTTCGACTCCTGCAGCAGCGCGTCGTAGGCGGCGAGCCGCGCCTTGCTCTTGGCCTGGCGCGCACGCGGCGACATCTGGACCCACTCGAGCTCGCGGGCCAGCGTACGCTGGCGCGCGGCGTCGGCCTTCTCCTCCTGCTTGAGCCGCTGCTCCTTCTGCTCGAGCCAGGAGGTGTAGTTGCCCTCCCACGGGATGCCGTGGCCGCGGTCGAGCTCGAGGATCCACTTCGCGACGTTGTCGAGGAAGTAGCGGTCGTGCGTGATGGCGACGACGGTGCCCGGGTACTCGTCGAGGAAGCGCTCGAGCCACGCCACCGACTCGGCGTCGAGATGGTTCGTGGGCTCGTCGAGCAGCAGCATGTCGGGCCGCGACAGCAGCAGCCGGCAGAGGGCGACGCGGCGCCGCTCGCCGCCGGAGATCTTCGCCACATCCGCGTCGCCCGGCGGCACGCGGAGCGCGTCCATCGCCATCTCCA encodes:
- the ettA gene encoding energy-dependent translational throttle protein EttA → MAGEYAFVMKDLRKVVPPKREILRGIYLSFFHGAKIGVLGANGAGKSSLLRIMAGVDKDFLGEAFAADGLRIGYLPQEPQLDPTKDVRGNVEEGVAETRAILTRFEEVSAKLGEPLSDTEMEKLLEEQARLQDKIDAANAWDLDRTVEMAMDALRVPPGDADVAKISGGERRRVALCRLLLSRPDMLLLDEPTNHLDAESVAWLERFLDEYPGTVVAITHDRYFLDNVAKWILELDRGHGIPWEGNYTSWLEQKEQRLKQEEKADAARQRTLARELEWVQMSPRARQAKSKARLAAYDALLQESNEKRAETLEISIPPGPRLGDLVVEADHVGKGYGDRVLIDDLGFKLPRGGIVGVIGPNGAGKTTLFRMIVGQETPDKGTLRVGETVKLAYVDQSRDALEGKKTVWEEISGGLDLMNVAGRTMQSRAYVASFNFKGSDQQKRVGELSGGERNRLHLAKVLTAGGNVLLLDEPTNDLDVDTLRALEDALLDFAGCAVIISHDRWFLDRIATHMLAFEDEGRVVWFEGNYADYEADRKRRLGAEAERPHRLRYKKLPTA